A window of the Lactuca sativa cultivar Salinas chromosome 5, Lsat_Salinas_v11, whole genome shotgun sequence genome harbors these coding sequences:
- the LOC111908409 gene encoding uncharacterized protein LOC111908409 has product MRLQVGCPNNDFKETKSFGDWILKIGEGTIGGPNDGEIEVEFPEDVIITSTGDHIHSIVSCIYSSFPNHLDDPSYFHDKVILVPTNEEVDAINDYMFELMKDEGKTYMSLDSLCETEVEDSLEELVYSPDVLNAFKASGIHNHKLILKKGVLVMLLRNIDQTRGLHNGTRLQIVRLGRHIIEAHIISGRFFNETTYIPRMKLTPSDKKI; this is encoded by the coding sequence ATGAGGCTTCAGGTCGGTTGTCCAAACAATGATTTCAAAGAGACAAAATCATTTGGTGATTGGATTCTTAAAATTGGTGAAGGTACTATCGGTGGTCCTAATGATGGTGAAATTGAAGTTGAATTTCCAGAAGATGTGATCATTACCTCTACGGGTGACCATATTCATTCAATTGTATCCTGCATTTATTCATCCTTTCCTAATCATCTTgatgatccatcatattttcatgaTAAAGTTATTTTGGTCCCTACTAATGAAGAAGTTGATGCTATCAACGACTACATGTTCGAATTGATGAAAGATGAAGGGAAAACATATATGAGTTTAGATTCCTTATGTGAGACCGAGGTAGAAGATTCTTTGGAGGAATTAGTATACTCTCCGGATGTGTTGAATGCTTTTAAGGCCTCCGGAATTCACAACCATAAACTTATACTAAAAAAAGGTGTTCTGGTCATGTTGCTTCGTAATATTGACCAAACTAGAGGACTACACAATGGTACTAGATTACAAATCGTAAGGCTTGGAAGACACATCATTGAAGCACACATCATATCTGGTAGATTTTTCAACGAGACTACTTATATACCTCGCATGAAGTTGACCCCATCCgataaaaaaatttaa